In one Nicotiana tomentosiformis chromosome 6, ASM39032v3, whole genome shotgun sequence genomic region, the following are encoded:
- the LOC138894647 gene encoding uncharacterized protein — MGQMGRGRPRGGGQAGRGSTYSYVSSLFAHFLGIPRESLGTHVYVPTLVGDSVVVDRIYQSCVVIFYGYETRADLLLLDMTGFKVILGMDWLSPYHAILDCHPKTYTLIMPELPRLEWKGSSVSTSSRVIFFLKARHMVEKGCLAYLAYVRNTTAESPTIDSVPVVQEFANVFPSNLPGMSPDRDIDFCIDLALGTHPISFPPYRMAPKELKELKEQLEELLA; from the exons ATGGGACAGATGGGTAGGggacgtcctagaggtggaggccaggcagggagag ggtctacctattcatatgtatcatctctgTTTGCGCATTTCCTGggtattcctcgtgagtccttgggtactcatgtttatgtgcccactcttgtgggagattctgttgttgtggatcggatctatcagtCCTGTGTGGTCATATTCTatggttacgagactagagcaGACCTTCTATTACTTGATATGACCGGCTttaaggtcatcctgggcatggactggttatccccatatcatgccatccttgattgccatccCAAGACTTATACCTTAataatgccagagttgcctagattagagtggaagggttcgtctgtcagtacatctagtcgggttatcttttttctgaaggctcgacatatggtcgagaaaggttgtttggcttatttaGCATATGTTCGGAATACCACCGCAGAGTCTCCGACCATTGATTCGGTGCCAGTAGTCCAGGAGTTCGCCAATGTGTTTCCTTCTAACCTTCCAGGCATGtcgccagatcgtgatattgatttctgtattgacttggctctaggCACTCATCCTATATCTttcccaccatatcgtatggctccgaaagaattgaaggagttgaaggaacaacttgaggagttgttagCATAG